In one Rhinopithecus roxellana isolate Shanxi Qingling chromosome 1, ASM756505v1, whole genome shotgun sequence genomic region, the following are encoded:
- the LOC115899063 gene encoding proteasome subunit alpha type-1: MFRNQYDNDVTVWSPQGRIHQIEYAMEAVKQGSATVGLKSKTHAVLVALKRAQSELAAHQKKILHVDNHIGISIAGLTADARLLCNFMRQECLDSRFVFDRPLPVSRLVSLIGSKTQIPTQRYGRRPYGVGLLIAGYDDMGPHIFQTCPSANYFDCRAMSIGARSQSARTYLERHMSEFMECNLNELVKHGLRALRETLPAEQDLTTKNVSIGIVGKDLEFTIYDDDDVSPFLEGLEERPQRKAQPAQPADEPAEKADEPMEH; the protein is encoded by the coding sequence ATGTTTCGAAATCAGTACGACAATGATGTCACTGTTTGGAGCCCGCAGGGCAGGATTCATCAAATTGAATATGCAATGGAAGCTGTTAAACAAGGTTCAGCCACAGTTGGTTTGAAATCAAAAACTCATGCAGTGTTGGTTGCACTGAAAAGGGCGCAGTCAGAGCTTGCAGctcatcagaaaaaaattctcCATGTTGACAACCATATTGGTATCTCAATTGCGGGGCTTACTGCTGATGCTAGACTGTTATGTAATTTTATGCGTCAGGAGTGTTTGGATTCCAGATTTGTATTCGATAGACCACTGCCTGTGTCTCGTCTTGTATCTCTAATTGGAAGCAAAACCCAGATACCAACACAACGATATGGCCGGAGACCATATGGTGTTGGGCTGCTTATTGCCGGTTATGATGATATGGGCCCTCACATTTTCCAAACCTGTCCATCTGCCAACTATTTTGACTGCAGAGCCATGTCCATTGGAGCCCGATCCCAGTCAGCTCGTACTTACTTGGAGAGACATATGTCTGAATTTATGGAGTGCAATTTAAATGAACTAGTTAAACATGGTCTGCGTGCCTTAAGAGAGACACTTCCTGCAGAACAGGACCTAACTACAAAGAATGTTTCCATTGGAATTGTTGGTAAAGACTTGGAGTTTACAatctatgatgatgatgatgtgtctCCATTCCTCGAAGGTCTTGAAGAAAGGCCACAGAGAAAGGCACAGCCTGCTCAACCTGCTGATGAACCTGCAGAAAAGGCTGATGAACCAATGGAACATTAA